The Nitrospira sp. genome contains a region encoding:
- the trpB gene encoding tryptophan synthase subunit beta produces MLPDSHGRFGPYGGRYVPETLMPALLELEEEYAKAKKDRRFQTDLAYYLKQYVGRPTSLYSADRLTKKLGGAKIYLKREDLCHTGAHKINNAIGQVLLAMRMKKRRIIAETGAGQHGVATATAAALFGLECEIYMGTEDMQRQALNVFRMRLLGAKVTGVDAGSRTLKDAISEAMRDWTTNVRTTHYILGSVLGAHPYPMMIRDFQAIIGKEARKQILAAEGKLPNYLVACVGGGSNSIGLFHAFLEDRKVKMVGVEAGGSGIENGKHAARFSGGKPGVLQGTMTYLLQDENGQINLTHSVSAGLDYAAVGPEHSLYHDQGRIEYTYATDGEALAAFDLLAHEEGIVPALESAHAIAEVVKLAPRLKKSQLIIANLSGRGDKDVQQVAKMRGVEL; encoded by the coding sequence ATGCTTCCAGATAGTCATGGCCGGTTCGGACCGTATGGTGGCCGGTATGTACCGGAAACCCTCATGCCGGCGCTCTTGGAATTGGAAGAAGAATATGCCAAAGCCAAGAAAGACCGCCGGTTTCAGACCGATCTCGCTTATTACCTCAAACAGTACGTGGGACGTCCGACCAGTCTCTACAGTGCCGATCGACTCACGAAAAAACTGGGCGGCGCCAAGATTTACCTGAAACGTGAAGACCTCTGCCATACCGGTGCGCACAAGATCAACAATGCCATCGGGCAAGTGTTGCTGGCCATGCGCATGAAGAAGCGGCGCATCATTGCTGAGACCGGAGCCGGTCAGCACGGTGTGGCAACTGCCACGGCGGCCGCGTTGTTCGGACTGGAATGCGAAATCTATATGGGCACAGAAGACATGCAGCGGCAGGCGTTGAATGTCTTCCGCATGCGGTTACTCGGTGCAAAAGTGACCGGAGTTGATGCCGGCAGTCGTACATTGAAAGATGCCATCAGTGAAGCGATGCGGGATTGGACGACCAATGTCCGCACGACCCATTACATCCTGGGTTCGGTGCTTGGGGCCCACCCCTATCCCATGATGATCCGTGACTTTCAGGCGATCATTGGAAAGGAAGCGCGAAAACAGATTCTTGCCGCGGAGGGCAAGTTGCCGAATTATCTGGTGGCCTGTGTTGGAGGCGGGAGTAATTCGATCGGGCTGTTCCATGCGTTTCTGGAGGATCGCAAGGTCAAGATGGTTGGGGTCGAAGCCGGAGGGAGCGGGATTGAGAACGGCAAACATGCCGCGCGGTTTTCCGGTGGGAAACCAGGGGTCTTGCAAGGCACCATGACGTATCTGCTGCAGGACGAGAACGGGCAGATCAATTTGACCCATTCCGTCTCAGCAGGCTTGGACTATGCCGCGGTCGGTCCGGAACACAGTCTCTATCACGATCAAGGCCGCATCGAGTACACCTACGCGACAGATGGTGAAGCGCTGGCTGCCTTTGATCTCCTGGCGCATGAAGAGGGCATCGTGCCGGCGTTGGAAAGCGCACATGCCATTGCAGAAGTCGTCAAGTTAGCGCCAAGGCTCAAGAAGTCGCAGCTCATCATTGCCAACCTCTCCGGTCGTGGGGACAAAGATGTGCAACAGGTGGCTAAGATGCGGGGGGTGGAGTTATGA
- a CDS encoding tryptophan synthase subunit alpha — MTGRLEATFARLRAKREKALIAYLMAGDPGLPETEQLVVALEQAGADIIELGVPFSDPIADGPVIQQAAERALKSGTTLRKILTSIKSLRQRTEIPIVLMLYYNSIHAMGYQEFCTAASTAGVDGLIVPDMPPDEAGPLKGPADAAGLPLIFLLAPTSTASRRKLVAEESHGFVYYVSLTGITGAKLSNVTDIQENVKKLKKVSASPVAVGFGVATPEDAAQVSRMADGVIVGSAIVKRIASHRQDSAMVRQVAEFVRSLKAAMAPA; from the coding sequence ATGACCGGTCGGTTGGAGGCGACCTTTGCTCGTCTGCGCGCCAAGAGAGAGAAAGCGCTCATTGCCTACCTCATGGCGGGTGACCCGGGGCTGCCCGAAACAGAACAGCTGGTTGTAGCCCTAGAACAGGCGGGGGCCGATATCATCGAACTGGGAGTGCCCTTCTCAGATCCAATCGCAGACGGGCCGGTCATTCAGCAGGCGGCCGAACGGGCGTTGAAGAGCGGCACGACACTACGGAAAATTCTGACGTCAATCAAGTCGCTCAGGCAGCGCACGGAGATCCCGATCGTCCTCATGCTGTACTACAACTCGATCCATGCGATGGGGTATCAGGAGTTTTGCACGGCTGCAAGTACTGCCGGCGTGGATGGGTTGATCGTGCCGGATATGCCGCCGGATGAGGCGGGTCCGCTCAAAGGCCCGGCCGATGCCGCAGGACTACCGCTCATCTTCTTACTTGCTCCGACCAGCACAGCCAGTCGGCGAAAACTGGTGGCGGAAGAATCGCACGGGTTTGTCTATTACGTCTCGTTGACGGGGATTACCGGCGCGAAGCTCAGCAATGTGACGGATATCCAAGAGAACGTCAAAAAGCTCAAGAAAGTCTCCGCCTCTCCCGTCGCCGTCGGGTTCGGCGTGGCCACGCCCGAGGATGCTGCGCAGGTCTCTAGAATGGCCGACGGAGTCATCGTCGGCAGCGCTATCGTGAAACGCATCGCGTCTCATCGCCAAGATTCGGCGATGGTCAGGCAGGTCGCTGAGTTTGTCCGATCGCTCAAAGCCGCGATGGCACCAGCCTAA